The following is a genomic window from Planctomycetia bacterium.
CCGCGCTTCGGCTCGCCTCGCCGCGCTGTCCGGCACCGGTCTGAATACCGGGCAACTGGGTGGCGGCGTGCGACTCGACGCGGTTCGCAGGAATGTTAATGAATCGCTCAATGCCCGATTGCGGCTGTCGGGTTCGGATCAGCAGTCAGCCCTGGCTCAGCGGTCGAGCCTCTCGCGCGTAGAGGGAATTTTCGATCCGCTCGGCGGCGACAATCTTGGATCGCTGTTGAGCGAGTTCTTTGGATCGCTCTCCGATTTGCAGAACACGCCCGAGAACCCGGCCAGCCGCGGCATTGTGGTCAACACGGCGACGGCCCTGGTCCAGCGTATCGGCGATGTGCGCGAGCAGTTGATCGGCCTTCGCAAGGACTTGAACGTCGACGTCGAGGACGCCGTCATTCAGGCCGATGCCATCGCGACAAAGATCGCGGAAATCAACGTGCAGATCAGCTCGACGGAGGCCGCGACCGGCGGCCCGGCGTCGGCGCTTCGCGACGAGCGCGATCGGCTTCTGACTTCGCTCTCAGAGTACTTCTCCATCACGGTCAAGGAGCAGCCCTCCGGCGCGGTCAACGTCTTTGTGGGCAATGCGTCGCTCGTGCAGTTTGGCGAGTCCTTCGGGATCTATACATCCAACGAAGTGAACGCCGACGGGCTGAACGTGGCCGTCGTGCGATTCAAGATCGACAACGGTCCGGTCAATGCCGGCAGTGGCATCGTCAAGGGTCTGATCGAATCCCGCGACACGCACGCTGGTACCCAACTCGCTCGGCTGGATACATTGGCCGCGTCCGTCATCAGCGAGGTGAATCGGATTCACGCGGGCGGCAAGGGCCTGAAAGACTTTACAAATGTCACGGGACTGACCGGCGTCATTGATCCGTCGCTGGCGCTCTCCGCCGCGGATAACAACGTGGCTTTCCCGCCGCAGACCGGCTCATTCTTCATCGACGTCAAGGACACGGCCACGGGCCAGGTGGTGCGAACGCAGATCCACATCGACCTCGACGGCATCGGCGCCGACTCGTCGCTCAACTCGGTTGCGGCGGACATCTCGGCAAACGTTCCGAATCTAACCGCCACGGTACTTGCCGACGGCCGGCTCCAGCTTTCCTCCGCCAGCGGATACAGCTTCAGCTTTGCCG
Proteins encoded in this region:
- the flgK gene encoding flagellar hook-associated protein FlgK is translated as MALNSALGIGRSALTAYQAALSVVGQNIANAGTPGYSRASARLAALSGTGLNTGQLGGGVRLDAVRRNVNESLNARLRLSGSDQQSALAQRSSLSRVEGIFDPLGGDNLGSLLSEFFGSLSDLQNTPENPASRGIVVNTATALVQRIGDVREQLIGLRKDLNVDVEDAVIQADAIATKIAEINVQISSTEAATGGPASALRDERDRLLTSLSEYFSITVKEQPSGAVNVFVGNASLVQFGESFGIYTSNEVNADGLNVAVVRFKIDNGPVNAGSGIVKGLIESRDTHAGTQLARLDTLAASVISEVNRIHAGGKGLKDFTNVTGLTGVIDPSLALSAADNNVAFPPQTGSFFIDVKDTATGQVVRTQIHIDLDGIGADSSLNSVAADISANVPNLTATVLADGRLQLSSASGYSFSFADDTSGALGALGINTFFGGSDALTIKLNPTIVSDPSYIAAGQSGLSGDGGNATALASLADTAVAGLGGVSLNAYYNATMADIAVRSSGAQSALDASGIVFDSLTAQREAVSGVNLDEEAVALISYQRAYQGAAEYMRVVDEMLQVLIGLVR